GTTGGGTtcctttttgatttctagAGCCCAAATTTCAGAATATGACAGTTGTTTCAACAAATGGTCGTCCACTTCAACTTCCGGTAAaatgtttttccttttacATGATGTTTCGATGGAGTATAGCTTCAAGAAATTGGTATTTAAACTTTTTTGtcttattcttttgttcGGTAAGAGTAAGTCGCTAGATGCAGTTGAACGATTGTTCTCGGGCGATGACGAAGCGGATGGCCATTGCTCCAATTCTACCAAGTCGTTTTCGTAAATCATGTTCTCCGTAGTAGATTTGCTTTTGCTCTTCCTCCTTGAAGTGCTGTCCTTTTTGTCGACGATTTGGAAGTCTACAGAAGTTGGGCGAGGCTTTGCATCTGGAGACACAGGAGTCGACGAGACATCAGAAGGTGATTGCGGGTGTCTTTCGTATAAGGGAGGAACCAGATCAACTAAGTCTTTGACCTCCCAGTCGTCGAACAAATCAAGATCatttatatttattattttcatcttggGCACCTCTGGCTCGGCCTGCACTTCATCACTGATGGTGCGGGCCTGCAAATCAGTTCCGTCAAAGATATCATCAGTCAAAGGATGAAGTTTGGACGACtccaaagaagaacagTCGCTTTGAGTCTCCTCTGAAAACTTTCTCTTTATGCTTTGTATCAAGTGGGCCTCCTGGATAGGGCATTCGCCCGATACCGTTTTAGCGgaatttgatttcttgaCCTGCAACATGACCGAACTTAAGGACGGGGTCATCAAAGATGAGCGATTTTCACTCAGCAGCTCGGAATCGTCTCGAGTCTTCAGTATTCTAGTTCGCTTAAAactattcttcttcatggGTGTTCTAATACGTTCAGCATCCACTACACCAACCAGAGATGGCTTCGAAGACCGGAAATAACTCTGATCACTCACCGCTCTAGTACTTGTAAACGTCTTGTTCATGCTGGCACTGGCAGACTTGttattcttcttattgGTAGCAGTAGCGTAAAATGACTTGGGGTAAAATACTTTCGACGAGTCACTCCATGAGTGCAATGCTCCTTCGTTACGCATGCTTTTGATGAGCCGATGTTCGTGCACATGGGCGTCATGCATTAGTGTACGATTTGTATTTACGTCCAACAGCATTCTATATCTATATTCTGTGAAATCTGTTTTATTGGCTTGTATATCATAAAGGTGGCAAGAGATCGAGAAAATTAGCCATCAAATTCTTGCGAAGAAACTTAATTTCTATTTTCAACTTTACTCGTTTGGTGTTTTCATCCTCCcacttttatttcattgGCTTTTTAGCACAATAAGGCGACTTCAGCACCTTTGCCGCGCTTTCAAGTATGACCTTCACAGAAACCggattaaaaaaagataaaaaaaaaataaaaaaatgccgTTTAACCCTAAATGGCGTTAAACACCACACCCTGGTCTTTTTGGAGTCAAGCCCTATTGGAATTTGTTACCCGACACGCAGCGACTTAAGCCCTATGACAGTGCGGCTGTGCAGAAGAAGGGTGTTGAAAGAACCGGGTTACTATATATTAACTGAAAGTTTGTAGTTCTATATACGGGGGGCGCTGGTTTAGTTGGCGGGAGGGTACTGGAAGTGAAAGTTCTGTTCTTGgggttgttgttgctgttggtGCAACTGTGATTGCAATTGAATTGGTGGTTGCGGTGGTTGTGGTGGTTGTGGCACAGTTTTGTTACTAGTTTGGTGTGAGTGCGTGATTATGGGGTGAGCGGCATCTAAGTTAAGTTCTGGGTTGATAGTTGAGGTGGTTGCCCGGTACGCAGTGATACTAGGAGGTGACGCACTTGATATATGCGGAGATGCATTGTTGAACACCGGAGGTGACATGGACTGGGTCAGTTTCCTTTGGTTTGCAAGCAGTTCgagttttttcttctcttccttcattttcttcctcctttCACGGTCTTCTTGctgttttctttgcttGGCTCTTATCACTTTCAGTTCAGGCACGAAGATGTTGCGCAGCTCAAGCTCCAAATCCTTAATACACCAAGCGCAGATAAAGGTAGCGCACTCGCCCAAAGGCTTCCTCTTATCAGTGGGTCTCGAAGACTTGGTGCTGGGTTCGGGTGTGGACTGGGGTCTGCGAGAAGATCTCCTGTTTCCGTGAGAATTTCCCATTATGATGACGCCAAAATCACGTTGTGATAGCGCGTGCTGTGGGGCTTTTGTAGTCAACGATATAAGCTCTACGATCTTTGGAGGCTGGCATTCCCAATGTTGCCACCTATAACAATTATCACAGCATATCAATGGGCGATTGTTAAACAGGTCAATCTCCTCGGTGATGACCATCGGCGCCAATTCTGGTTCGCCGGGGCATTGAAAAACAGAATCTTGGTTGTCCGGTTCCTGTTGTGGAGTAAAAATCCCGTAATTGGCCAGTTCGTCTAATTCCTCCTTAGTTATGCAGAAATCAGTAGGGAGTTCAGGGACGTCAGCGGTTTGTAGTAGACCGGCAATACCAGGAATGGGTGGTTCCACAGGTATTATCTTTGACAGAAAGTTGGGTCCATGATCAAGAACTCCATTATCGatttcattcaaaaaagggctgctttctttttcgccCGGCGACATTTCTAGGGATGGGGTACCGGAACCACTTCCACCTGTAAACTCATTACGCCTAGTCAACTTTTCATCTCTATAATCTTGATCATACGATTGCCATAATTGGTTCCATAGGAGGTCctttatctttttgatCTCTTTCGACACTAGCTTATTTCTGTGTCTTATAAATTGTTCTCTTTCATCTAGTTTTTCAAACCATTCACTTTCCagatcttttttcttgttttcttcttctttcgCTACGAGTCTGGAGgatcttttccttcttgtcATTAGTTCGGCAATAGCCCGCTCCTTCTCTCTATTGACCAGGATTTTTGCCGAATATAGTCTGTGTTCTGCATATATCGGTATCAAGCTCGTAATAAACTCATCGATTACCTTCGAGTTACTGTTCTGTGACCAGTATCCTAGCATGGATTCCCAACCTGTAGTGATCACCTCGTAATCGATTGTAATCGATTGAAGATATGCATCGATGTCGCGAGAATACTCGAGATGGATGAGCTCGACGGAATCAGGAACCTTGGGATCGAATTCTTTTATAGTACAGTTTTGTAGCTTTATCGGGATATTTAAAGTCTGAGAGATCTGGGAAGAAGGGTCTTCTTTTACTCTGTGAatggttttttttacaaGCACACCAACGTTGGGTAAAGCAAATAGACTCTCCAGTTTCTCCTCTCCGCtatcgtcatcttctagtATGATTTCACTAAATGTGAACAGGTGCAAGTTATTAACTAAGTAATTTTTGaacatcatatttttcatttcgaTTAATTTTATTATACTGTAAATGGTCTTGAACTGGCGCGCAATATCAAGCTCTAGGAAGGGCGCGTCCGTAACCAAATCTAAGAACTTGCTCGAGTTTTGGAAATGGTGATTAACAATAACATTCCAATCTTTTAATTGGCTGCTCTTATTGCCCGCCAATTGATGTAATAATTGCAATCTCACCTTATCGTACAAATTTGGCGAATCAATATCTACGTCCACTTCATCGTTGTAGTAGTTCGAGTCCATTCCATCTATCTTCGAGAATACATCCGTCACAAATATGTCTTCATCGAACTTGATGTTCTTCCACAAGCATTTGGTAGAGGTAGCGCCATATTGATCAGCGCTAAATGTAGTTGTAACATATGATTCGCAAACATTGGAGAGCCAAGCAATCACGTACTGAAAACACCAGTGATTGGCCAAATCCGTGATTTTCTCCTGTAATATTCCGGAATGCGGCAGCTGATACTTGTTTAATTGAGTTATTACGTCTTCGGAAACATAAACTTTCCAGTCTTCGTCATCTGCGTTTACAGCACTCGCATGCACGCTCGCTTCTGCATTTCTTGTATTccttgttcttttcaatctCATATCTTCCTGATTCACCCCCTGTCTATTTCTATCTAACTAATTTATGCGTATAAGCAAACAAGAGCGTTTGGTCTGGCTTGCTTAAAGGTGTTACCACCATTGAATAAATAAACGCTAACGCTACTGGAAAGGAAAACTATGTCACTTTTGACGCTTTTCTTTCCCGTGTATGGTGATAGCGGTAATTTGACGTAGCAGCGAAAATTTAAAAAGTTGGtgaaaggaaaacaagAGCTCATGTGGACGAGAAAGTCTAGCTTTGCCACCTTCCAAGCAGGGACCAGAGCACGCCGTTGACGCATATTTTTAGTCAAGGACGGGCTGCAAGGGctttattattatacaCATTGTATTACATAAAGTTTGGTGGAGTTCTGAGACGCAACCAGCATTAAATATCGAAAAAGGCCATTCAAGACATTTTCAAGGATTTTTACAGTACCATTGATAAAGTGATTCAATTGTTAAGTATTCCACTATGCCTAACCCGAATACAGCAGATTACTTGGTGAATCCGAATTTCAAGACCAGTAAAGGGGAGTCCTTGTCACCAACACCGGAGGCATTTAATGATACGCGAATTATAGCACCAGCTACCCTGCGCATGATGGGCAAACAATTCGGGTCAAGGAATGACCAACAACAAGCACCGTTAATGCCTCCTGCAGATATCAAACAAACTAAAGAGCAAGTAACCCAAAGACAAAATGATGCATCTAGGCCTAATAGTTATAATAACAGTAATCTGAATGGTAGTATGGAATTAAGGCAATTTCATAGAAGGTCTCTGGGAGACTGGGAGTTTCTCGAAACGGTAGGTGCGGGCTCTATGGGTAAAGTTAAATTAGTTAAGCATCGTCAAACAAAGGAGGTTTGTGTGATAAAGATTGTTAATAGGGCCTCCAAGGCTTATCTTCACAAACAACACTCTTTACCTTCTCCgaagaatgaaaatgaagtacTCGAGAGACAAAAACGGctagaaaaggaaattgcGAGGGATAAAAGAACTATTAGGGAAGCCTCTTTGGGCCAAATTCTTTACCATCCTCATATATGTCGTTTGTTTGAAATGTGCACCATGTCAAACCATTTTTATATGCTTTTCGAATATGTTTCTGGTGGACAGCTATTGGATTATATAATTCAGCACGGTTCTTTAAAGGAGCATCATGCCAGAAAATTTGCTAGGGGTATCGCCAGTGCATTGCAATACTTACATTCCAATAATATTGTTCATCGAGATCTGAAAATCGAAAATATAATGATATCCAGTTCAGgagaaattaaaattattgattttggTCTCTCTaacatttttgattatAGGAAACAATTACATACTTTTTGTGGTTCTTTATACTTTGCCGCACCAGAACTATTAAAAGCACAGCCTTACACAGGGCCTGAAGTAGATATTTGGTCATTTGGTATTGTTCTTTATGTTTTGGTCTGCGGTAAAGTAccatttgatgatgaaaactCAAGCATCCTACATGAGAAGATTAAAAAAGGCAAAGTGGATTATCCCTCGCACTTATCCATTGAAGCTATATCTTTATTAACCAAAATGATCGTTGTGGATCCATTAAGAAGAGCGACTCTAAAAACTGTCGTTGACCATCCGTGGATGAATAGAGGTTACGATTTTAAGGCACCATCATATATTCTTAATCGCGTACCATTAACCCCAGAAATGATAGATGGCCAAGTCTTGAAGGAAATGTACCGTCTAGAATTCATTGACGATATTGAGGATGCAAGAAGATCGTTGATCCGATTAGTCactgaaaaagaatacatTCAACTTTCCCAAGAATATTGGGATAAGTTATCCAACGCCAAAGGGTTAAGTTCAAGTTTAAACAACAACTATCTTAAGCCAACGGCACAGCAGAGTTTAGTACAGACACAAATTACAAATACTCACCTGCCAAGTAATTCTAATGAACCGGATAGTAATTTTGAAGACCCTACTTTAGCATATCATCCGTTACTATCAATATACCATTTGGTTTCAGAAATGGTTGCACGTAAATTAGCAAAGTTACAAAGAAGGCAAGCTATGGCTCTTCAAGCGCAGACACAACAAagacagcagcagcagcagcaaatGGCACCAGATAGTAAGGTCACCCTGGTTAATACCTCTTCAGCAATGATgaataaaacaagaagCCCACAGAAGGCATCAGTATCCAATGCTGACATTTTCCAAGTACCTGCAATCGCAACACCGGGATCCTCGAATAACTCCAATTCTCTAAACAAACCCCCATTACATGTAATTGTTCCTCCAAAATTAACAGTACCTGAGCAAGCACATACTTCACCAACATCTAGGAATATCACAGACATCCACACAGAATTAAATGATGTTTTGAAAGCAAGTCCTGGCCCTGTAACTGGCGAGTATCAACAACGTTCAGCTTCACCCGCAGTAGGAGAACAGCAAGAGAGAAACACAATAGGTGGAATATTCAGAAGAATATCACAAAGCGGACAGTCTCAATACCCCTCACGGCAACAAGAACCTCTTTCAGAAAGACAACCTCAATCATATATGTCAAAACCAAATGAACATTCTGTCAAAGTACCGAAAAGCCATGCTCGGACTATATCAGATTATATTCCTAGCGTTAGGAGATATCCATCCTATATGGCAAACTCACTTGACTCAAAGCAGCGTAATTCAGTAAAGAATACTACTATAATACCTCCAATAAAAACAGCATCACAAAAACAAAGTAGCGGCCTTCCCGCTTTACCTCAGAACGCCGACTTGATTGTTCAGAAACAGCGACAAAAGATACTCCAGGAAAACCTTGATAAATTACgaattgatgataatgatagtAACAACGATGTTAACACTGTAGTTGATGGCattaataatgataacGGCGACCATTATCTCTCTGTTCCGAAGAGCCGCAAGTTACATCCTAGCGCAAGGGCTAAATCAGTGGGACATGCTCGCCGggaatctttgaaatttacTAGACCACCTATACCAGCTACCGTTCTACCGTCAGATATGAAAAACGATAATGGCTTTTTGGGAGAAGCAAACCATGAGAGGTACAATCCTGTAAACAAGAACTTTTCGACTGTACCCGAGGACTCTGCGACatataacaataatagtatTGAAAATTCTAGTAACGGACCTCTTCCAGTTTATTCCCAAGAGCTTACTGAGAAGCAAATCTTGGAAGAAGCTTCAAAGGCCCCTCCTGGATCCATGCCATCAATTGATTATCCAAAGTCaatgtttttgaaaggCTTTTTCTCCGTTCAAACAACTTCTTCTAAGCCACTGCCAATTGTTCGTCATGATATTATATCTGTTCTAACAAAAATGAGGATTGAGTTTAAAGAAGTGAAAGGAGGTTTTATATGTGTTCAACAAAGGTCACCAGTTGCTGATTCTGTAGTTCCTATAATAAATACAACCGACGTAGGTTTCGATTCTGGAAAGGTGATTGATCTGCAAAATAGTTTGGACAGCAAATTATCAAGTAGTTACCATAGTGCAACCTCCACGGCATCAAGAAACAACTCAATAAAGCGCCAAGGTTCTTGTAAAAGGGGCCAGAATAATATACCACTGACACCTTTGGCAACTAATACGcatcaaagaaattcatcaattctACTATCTCCAACTTATGGAAACCAAAGTAATGGTACTTCTGGTGAGCTATCTTCGACGTCCTTGGAGTACGTTCAACAGCAGGATGATATTTTGACAACATCAAGGGTCCAAAACATAAATGACATAAATGGCCCACTCGAGCATAACAACGCTTACAGTAATAAAGAAAGGCCTCCCATTCGGTTTGAAATTCACATTGTGAAAGTTCGTATTGTCGGCTTAGCAGGTGTACattttaaaaaagtttctGGCAATACCTGGTTGTATAAGGAACTAGCATCgtatattttgaaagagttAAACCTATAGACGTGTTGTGTGCTGGAATTCTACGTCTGTCTTCCTCGGTTTAGTCATCAAGatttacctttttttttaacatttTAACAGTATAATTTTAATTGACTGAGTCCCgctttc
The nucleotide sequence above comes from Saccharomyces mikatae IFO 1815 strain IFO1815 genome assembly, chromosome: 12. Encoded proteins:
- the KIN2 gene encoding serine/threonine protein kinase KIN2 (similar to Saccharomyces cerevisiae KIN1 (YDR122W) and KIN2 (YLR096W); ancestral locus Anc_8.279) — its product is MPNPNTADYLVNPNFKTSKGESLSPTPEAFNDTRIIAPATLRMMGKQFGSRNDQQQAPLMPPADIKQTKEQVTQRQNDASRPNSYNNSNLNGSMELRQFHRRSLGDWEFLETVGAGSMGKVKLVKHRQTKEVCVIKIVNRASKAYLHKQHSLPSPKNENEVLERQKRLEKEIARDKRTIREASLGQILYHPHICRLFEMCTMSNHFYMLFEYVSGGQLLDYIIQHGSLKEHHARKFARGIASALQYLHSNNIVHRDLKIENIMISSSGEIKIIDFGLSNIFDYRKQLHTFCGSLYFAAPELLKAQPYTGPEVDIWSFGIVLYVLVCGKVPFDDENSSILHEKIKKGKVDYPSHLSIEAISLLTKMIVVDPLRRATLKTVVDHPWMNRGYDFKAPSYILNRVPLTPEMIDGQVLKEMYRLEFIDDIEDARRSLIRLVTEKEYIQLSQEYWDKLSNAKGLSSSLNNNYLKPTAQQSLVQTQITNTHLPSNSNEPDSNFEDPTLAYHPLLSIYHLVSEMVARKLAKLQRRQAMALQAQTQQRQQQQQQMAPDSKVTLVNTSSAMMNKTRSPQKASVSNADIFQVPAIATPGSSNNSNSLNKPPLHVIVPPKLTVPEQAHTSPTSRNITDIHTELNDVLKASPGPVTGEYQQRSASPAVGEQQERNTIGGIFRRISQSGQSQYPSRQQEPLSERQPQSYMSKPNEHSVKVPKSHARTISDYIPSVRRYPSYMANSLDSKQRNSVKNTTIIPPIKTASQKQSSGLPALPQNADLIVQKQRQKILQENLDKLRIDDNDSNNDVNTVVDGINNDNGDHYLSVPKSRKLHPSARAKSVGHARRESLKFTRPPIPATVLPSDMKNDNGFLGEANHERYNPVNKNFSTVPEDSATYNNNSIENSSNGPLPVYSQELTEKQILEEASKAPPGSMPSIDYPKSMFLKGFFSVQTTSSKPLPIVRHDIISVLTKMRIEFKEVKGGFICVQQRSPVADSVVPIINTTDVGFDSGKVIDLQNSLDSKLSSSYHSATSTASRNNSIKRQGSCKRGQNNIPLTPLATNTHQRNSSILLSPTYGNQSNGTSGELSSTSLEYVQQQDDILTTSRVQNINDINGPLEHNNAYSNKERPPIRFEIHIVKVRIVGLAGVHFKKVSGNTWLYKELASYILKELNL
- the GIS3 gene encoding Gis3p (similar to Saccharomyces cerevisiae GIS3 (YLR094C); ancestral locus Anc_8.277) → MLLDVNTNRTLMHDAHVHEHRLIKSMRNEGALHSWSDSSKVFYPKSFYATATNKKNNKSASASMNKTFTSTRAVSDQSYFRSSKPSLVGVVDAERIRTPMKKNSFKRTRILKTRDDSELLSENRSSLMTPSLSSVMLQVKKSNSAKTVSGECPIQEAHLIQSIKRKFSEETQSDCSSLESSKLHPLTDDIFDGTDLQARTISDEVQAEPEVPKMKIININDLDLFDDWEVKDLVDLVPPLYERHPQSPSDVSSTPVSPDAKPRPTSVDFQIVDKKDSTSRRKSKSKSTTENMIYENDLVELEQWPSASSSPENNRSTASSDLLLPNKRIRQKSLNTNFLKLYSIETSCKRKNILPEVEVDDHLLKQLSYSEIWALEIKKEPNVSTRDIKLALITRKKLWSDMVHETRNDLFGDSTPWNLHFVATTSKVQPLQGGESAKEHATADSKSSLVRVHSEVKPWFNNGGTMLKPCGKLNLGKATNKNTTPTREIQYVVKGWCDSRFF
- the IOC2 gene encoding Ioc2p (similar to Saccharomyces cerevisiae IOC2 (YLR095C); ancestral locus Anc_8.278), whose product is MRLKRTRNTRNAEASVHASAVNADDEDWKVYVSEDVITQLNKYQLPHSGILQEKITDLANHWCFQYVIAWLSNVCESYVTTTFSADQYGATSTKCLWKNIKFDEDIFVTDVFSKIDGMDSNYYNDEVDVDIDSPNLYDKVRLQLLHQLAGNKSSQLKDWNVIVNHHFQNSSKFLDLVTDAPFLELDIARQFKTIYSIIKLIEMKNMMFKNYLVNNLHLFTFSEIILEDDDSGEEKLESLFALPNVGVLVKKTIHRVKEDPSSQISQTLNIPIKLQNCTIKEFDPKVPDSVELIHLEYSRDIDAYLQSITIDYEVITTGWESMLGYWSQNSNSKVIDEFITSLIPIYAEHRLYSAKILVNREKERAIAELMTRRKRSSRLVAKEEENKKKDLESEWFEKLDEREQFIRHRNKLVSKEIKKIKDLLWNQLWQSYDQDYRDEKLTRRNEFTGGSGSGTPSLEMSPGEKESSPFLNEIDNGVLDHGPNFLSKIIPVEPPIPGIAGLLQTADVPELPTDFCITKEELDELANYGIFTPQQEPDNQDSVFQCPGEPELAPMVITEEIDLFNNRPLICCDNCYRWQHWECQPPKIVELISLTTKAPQHALSQRDFGVIIMGNSHGNRRSSRRPQSTPEPSTKSSRPTDKRKPLGECATFICAWCIKDLELELRNIFVPELKVIRAKQRKQQEDRERRKKMKEEKKKLELLANQRKLTQSMSPPVFNNASPHISSASPPSITAYRATTSTINPELNLDAAHPIITHSHQTSNKTVPQPPQPPQPPIQLQSQLHQQQQQPQEQNFHFQYPPAN